The Proteiniphilum propionicum genome contains the following window.
TCGAACTCATTTTCAACTATCTCGATGGTGCTGATTCTTTCGTACTGAGCAACCGATCTGTTAAGAATTTCCATGTTCCCGTTCATTATTTCAATCAGCCTTTCATCAGATATGTTGTCAGATAATAGAGCCTGCATATCGGGATATACCATAGCCACAAGTTTGAAATTACGTAAAACGACAACACTCTCAGCAATATATGGCAGGTTGTTCAGTTTCGACTCAATCTCTTCCGGATATACATTTTGTCCGTTTGCGGTGAGAAGCATTGTTTTCAGCCGCCCCTTGATAAACAACCTTCTTCCTTTCATTATTCCCAGGTCGCCTGTTTTGAGCCAGCCGTCATTAGTGAATGCTGCAGCGGTGGCTTCGGGATTTTTGTAGTATCCTTTCATCACATTTTCGCCCCGGACCTGTATTTCTCCCGGTACCGTTTCGGGGTCAGAGGAGTCGATACGTGCTTCCATTATATCTTCCAGCACCGATCCGCATGATGTTGGTACAAAGTCGAAATTATGATCGTAAGATATGAGAGGCGCGCATTCAGTCATGCCGTAGCCGACGGTAAAGGGGAATTTCATTCTGTAAAAAAACGCCTCTACCTCCGCATTCAAAGCCGCCCCTCCTATGATTACTTCTCTGAAGTTACCTCCCAGGGACTTAACAAGAGATGCTTTTATCTTGTTTAGTATTAATTTATTGATCCCTGGGATTTTTAACAGTACTTTTACGATTGGCTTATTGATGACAGGTAGTATTTTCTTTTTATATATCTTCTCAAAAATAAGTGGTACGGTAATTATCAGGTTCGGTTTAACCTCCTTAAAAGCCAATATGAGATTTTGAGGGGTTGGCATTACCCCAAGCAATATAATGTGAACACCCGTTGATAGTGCGTAAAGAAAATCGAATGCGCAGCCATAAACATGTGCCATAGGTAAGAATGCCAGGTTTTTCTCCCCTGTGAAAAGCAGATTCAGCCTTTTGCTGTAGGTCACGTTTCCGGCAAAATTATTTGCAGTAATCATAACACCCTTGCTGAAACCCGTAGTACCTGATGTGTAGTTGATACAAATAACTTCATCGTTGTCCACATCTGCATAGCTGATCTCCTCCCTGGAAAATCCGTCATGATAGGTACTTTTGAAAATGCCTGCTAAAGTGCCGGAAACCTTCCGGACTTTTTCATTATCACTTTTTAAAAGAGTGAAATCCGGTATTTCATATACGGGAATATCTATATTATCCTTGTCTATGGTTTCCCATATTGTCTTGTTTACAAACACCAATTTTGAATCGGAGTGTTTGATAATGTGTGCCATGCTAACGGGATTGAATTCGTGCAGTATGGGAACGATAACGGCGCCATATGTTATTGTTGCCATAAACACGATTGCCCATGAAGAGTGGTTTTTTCCGATCAGGGAAATCTTATCTCCTTTTTGAATATTCAATTCAGAAAAGAGAAGGTGGAGTTTCGCAATTTCTTCTGACAGCTCACCGTAAGTATATGATCTGTTGCCATTGTAATCTGTTAAAGCAGGTAATTTCCAGTTATTTCTGAAACTCTCCTCGTATAATTTAATGAAGTTCTGCCTGATCATAAATGCACATTTTTGCCTTTATTGTGCAAAAGTAATATTCGGAAATTGATTATCAAAGAAAATAAGGCAATAATTCAAGAGTAAAATTGTATTTTTGTATCTTTATTCAAAGTCACTCTACAACAAAGCTGTCGTATGAATAATTTATTGATATAAAATATTATTCGTAAGTACGGCCAATTATAAATATGATCGATCAAACAATTTTTCATAATAAGACTGCTGTTTATTACACTTTAGGATGTAAATTGAATTATGCTGAAACTTCCGCTATTGGCAGGCAGTTGCTGGATTACGGCGTTACCCGTGCCCGGAAAGGGCAGAAGGCGGATATATGCGTGATTAACACTTGCTCTGTGACAGAGCTGGCTGATAAGAAAGGGCGGCAGGCCATCAGGAAGGTGATTCATGAAAATCCATCCGCCTTTGTAGTGGTTACTGGGTGTTATGCACAGCTGAAACCTGAAGAGGTGGCAAGTATTGATGGTGTTGACCTGGTTTTGGGAGCAGAGCAGAAGCTGGATGTTGTGAAGTATCTGCATGATCTGAGTAAAAAGGATAAAGTGGAGGTAATAACTTCCAAAACAAATAGAATAAGGTCGTTTGTCCCTTCTGTATCGGCAGATGACCGGACCCGCTATTTTTTGAAGGTACAGGATGGGTGCGACTATTTCTGTTCTTTCTGTACCATACCTTTCGCCAGGGGAAGGAGTCGCAACGGGTCTATTGCCGCCCTAATGAAGCAGGCAGAACAGGTGGTGAGTGAAGGTGGCAGGGAGATAGTGCTTACGGGTGTTAATATTGGTGATTTCGGCCATACGACAAAAGAGACATTTATAGATCTTATAAAAGCACTTGATAATGTGGACGGAGTGGAACGTTACCGCATCTCATCCATTGAGCCGAATCTGTTGACTGATGAGATAATAGATTTTGTGGCTTCGTCAAAGCGATTTGTACCACATTTCCATATGCCGCTGCAGGCTGGTAGTGATGCCGTTCTTAAACTGATGAAGCGTCGTTACGATACAGCTCTGTTCAGACATAAAATAGAGAAAATCAAGAGAGTTATGCCACATGCCTTTATTGGTGTGGATGTGATAGTTGGTGTCAGGGGCGAGACCGATGAATATTTTGCCGAAAGCATGAAGTTTATTGAGTCGCTGGACTGTTCTCAGTTGCATGTTTTTACCTATTCAGAACGTCCCGGAACCCAGGCACTCCAAATAGATCACATTGTTGATCCGAAAGTTAAGCATGCACGGAGCAAAGCGTTGCTGGATATTTCTGATGCAAAGCTGCGCCGTTTTTATGAATCTCAAAAGGGTAGCCGGAAGAAAGTGCTGTTTGAACACACTAGACGCAGTAATAAAATGCACGGGTTTACCGAAAATTATGTAAAATTGTATGCCGTTTACGACTCCACTCTGATAAACCGGGTGACGGAGGTAGTGGTTGGCGAGTATGATGAAGAACAAATGGCTATGAAAGCAATATTTTAATGGATAAGAAGCAAAAAAAGAGTGCAGGGTATCTTCTGTTGTATTCAGTGACATATCTTCACGCGATGTTGCCTTTAGGGGTGTTGTATCTACTATCCGATATACTCTGGTTGTTTGTTTATCATATTGTACGTTACAGAAGGAAACTGGTAAGGATGAACCTTGGAAACGCTTTTCCGGAGAAGCCTGTTAAAGAGATAAGGCGGTTGGAAAGAAAATTTTACCATCACCTGTGCGATTACTTCGTTGAAACAATAAAAATGCTTCACCTTTCGGACAGTGAAGCCCGTGTAAGGATGAAATTTGAAAATCCTGAAATAATAAGCAGGCTTACCAGGGACGGAAGATCGTGTTTGATGTGTATGGGCCATTACGGGAACTGGGAGTGGGTGACCTCTTTCGGTATTAACCATCTGCCTGAACTGAAGCAGGGCTTTCTTTACAAAAGGTTGAGATCAAAGCCTTTCGACCTGCTTTTTTTAAAGATCAGGAACCGCTTTCGTCCCGAACCAATTGAGATGAGGAGAGCTTTCAGGAAAATGATCCAGCTGAATAACGATGGAAAGGCCATGTTGGTGGGTTTTCTTGCAGACCAGCGTCCGCCAAAAAATAACGATCACTACTGGACAACTTTCCTGAACCAGGATACGCTTGTACAAACCGGAATGGAGAAGATTGCAAATCATCTTGGTCTTTCTGTAGTTTATCTTGATATCACTAAAGTAAAGCGAGGATATTACACCGGAAAATTTTATGTTATTACCCCGGATGCAAGCCTTGAACCTGAGTTTGAAATAATGGAGCGATATATGAGGAAGCTGGAAGAGACTATTCTGAAGGAGCCTGCTTACTATTTATGGTCACATAACCGTTGGAAGTTTAGAAAAAAATAAAGACAGGATAGCATAAGGGGCCAAGGGCCTGCAGACGGAAGTGAAACTTTCGTTTTCTAAAATTCAGGAAACAGGATTATTGGAGAGGAGTAAATATTTAATATAAAAAAAGCGTTTTGTGGTAAAAGTATCGGTGGTTATATTGAACTGGAACGGGAAGAAGCTGCTTGAGCAGTTCCTCCCTGCTGTGCTGGAACACTCGTTAAGCGATGAGTGCCGGGTTATTGTTGCTGATAATGGGTCTACGGACGAATCTGTAGCATTTATCGAAACAAATTTCCCCGAAGTATCTCTGATTGTTCTGGACAAGAACTATGGTTTTGCCGAAGGATACAACAAAGCTTTGCAGCATATCGATTCTGAGTATGTGGTGCTTTTGAATTCTGATGTGGAGACCACTCCCAACTGGCTGAACAAGATGGTCGACTTTATGAACAAACATCCCGAGGTGGCCGCGGTACAGCCTAAGATACTCTCTTATGATGAAAAAGGCTGGTTTGAGTATGCAGGGGCATCAGGCGGGTTTATTGATCTTTATGGGTACCCATTCTGCAGGGGGCGCATTCTTGAAGTGGTGGAGAAAGACAACGGACAGTATGATTCGGAGATCCCTGTATTTTGGGCGACCGGTGCTTGCATGATGATAAGAAAGAGTGATTATACCGAGCATGGTGGACTGGACGGCCGTTTTTTTGCACATATGGAGGAGATAGACCTTTGCTGGCGTTTGAATGCCCGGGGCAGGAGAGTGATGTGCCTCCCCTCTTCGGTTGTTTATCATGTGGGTGGAGCATCGCTGAAAAAGGATAATCCTATGAAAACCTATCTGAACTTTCGTAACAACCTGCTTATGATTTTTAAAAACGTACCAGGGAAGGCATGCCGGCCGACATTTTTGGTACGGTTGTTTTTCGATATTCTTGCTTATGTTCACCTGTTGCTGCAAGGCAATTTCAGATGCGCTCATGCTGTTATCGATGCTTATAGGGATTTTCTTAAGATGATGCCATCATACAAGCCGGTACGTGAAGTAAATTTAAGAATGGCAACTACAGAGAATATTCCTGTGCAATACAGGAAAAGCATTTTATTGGATTTCTATTTTTTAAGAAAGAAGAGCTATTCATCTATCTTTGAAAAGAAAGATCAGTCTGTTACTAAAACCCGGAAATACCAAAAATGATTGTACCTACTCAAAATTAAAACTCAGTGTGATCAGTCGCTGGGTAGCTTTAGAAAGCGATTTCGTATATTTTCGGAGACTTTCATCCTTAAGGCCGGGCCTCTCGTTATCAAGAATATCCACCAACCCGAAACCAAACTTCAATTCCGGAGCAAGATTGAAAAGGGGTAAATAAAAGTCGCATCCAACACCTATCTCAACTCCAAAATCGTAAGGCTTCAAAAGAAGAGCTCGGTTTTTCCCGGATGCCAGTTCTATGTTGCAATATATACCTAAAAGGGTGTAGGGACGGAAGTTGTCTATCCTGCCTGCCGATATCTTCAGCTGCAGGGGTAAACTGAAGTAGTTGTTGCGAATTCGGGTTGAGTACTCTTCGCGGGACGATTGTTCCTTGAAAACTATCCGCTTTTCACCCAAATAGAGCGAAGGAATTGCCCGTAGGTTCATAATTCTGTTCAGATAAATGTCCCCAATAATTCCCGCAGTGAATCCCAATGAATAGTAGGGTATTTCTGAGAACCACACCTCTCCGTTATCGTTCACAAAACCTGATTGTGCAAGTATTAGATCTTGTGTGTGCAGCCCAAGTGTGAATCCCGGGTGGAACAACCGTTGATCTGCATAAGGCCTGTTCTGCAGTTTACGGTTCTGGCCCGTGACGCTGCCAGATATGATGAGCAGTATTGTGAGCAGATATGTTGTCTTTTTTGCCATTCGCCTTTTTTGTTGTTTGTTCTTTAAACGCCTTTTATTTCATGATATTGTATAGCAGGCCTCATTAAATTATAGCCATAGGTGTTGATTTGTATCGTCTCTTTCCGTCCCCTGCCTTTAAGGATTAATGTAAATAGTTCTCTATATTTTTTTCGTATTGGAAAAAACTCTTTATCTTTGCAACAACATAGCAAATTAATTTCAATAACTAACTTATTTCACTATTATGGCTTACGTAATTGATGACACTTGCATTGCTTGTGGAACGTGCATTGATGAATGTCCTGTTGATGCAATATCTGAAGGCGATATTTATTCAATAGACCCGGAAGTATGTACCGATTGTGGTTCTTGTGCAGATGTCTGCCCGACAGAATCAATTCATCCGGCATAGGACACAGGCGTTTGAAGAAAAGAGAAAAGTCGAACTTTACTGTCCGGCTTTTTTTATTTTCACAAGCATTATTTCAACAAAAAAACGCCTCTTTTCCGGAGGCGCCTTTCATATATCGTAATAATAGTATTATTATTATCCGTTTACTTTAGCCATATGTGCAATAAGGTCGAGCACTTTGTTTGAATATCCCCATTCGTTGTCGTACCAGCTGATAACCTTAACGAAAGTGGGGCTTAACTGGATACCTGCTTTTTCGTCGAAGATTGATGTGCGTGAATCGCCGATGAAATCGCTTGATACAACATCTTCGTTGGTATATCCTAAGATACCTTTCAATTCGCCTTCAGAAGCTTCTTTCATAGCTGCACAAATCTCTTCGTAGGAGGTCTCTTTTGCAAGGCGCACTGTAAGGTCCACTACAGATACGTTCAGTGTGGGAACGCGCATTGACATACCGGTTAGTTTTCCGTTCAGTTCCGGAATAACTTTACCTACAGCCTTGGCTGCTCCAGTTGATGAAGGAATGATGTTGGCAGAAGCTGCGCGTCCGCCTCTCCAGTCTTTTGCCGAAGGGCCGTCAACGGTTTTCTGGGTAGCTGTTGTTGAGTGAACAGTTGTCATCAAGCCTTCAAGAATTCCGAACTTGTCGTTCAATACCTTGGTTACAGGAGCAAGACAGTTGGTTGTACAAGAAGCGTTGGATACAATTTGTTCTCCTTTTGTGTAGGTCTTTTCGTTTACACCTACAACATACATGCGGGTATCATCTTTTGAAGGAGCAGACATAACAACATATTTTGCTCCAGCTTGGATGTGAGCCTGTGCTTTTTCTTTTGTAAGGAAGAGTCCTGTAGATTCAACTACATATTCTGCACCCACTTTGTTCCATTTAAGGTCTGCCGGATTTCTTTCTGCTGTTACGCGGATTGTTTTACCGTTTACTACCAGATTGCCGTCTTTCACTTCAATAGATCCGCTATACTGACCGTGGATGGTGTCGTATTTTAACATATAAGCGATGTAGTTTACATCGAGCAAGTCATTGATACCCACAACCTGAATATCATCTCTGTTTTGAGCTGCACGGAAAACTAGGCGACCAATGCGACCGAATCCGTTAATACCTACTTTAATCATACTTTATTGAATTTTATTTATTAAGAGTGTTTATTTACAACAATCGTTTTCAAATTTTGAATTCGACTTGAACAAGAAGGTTAGCTTGTCAGCTAACCGGCTCAGCTTATTGGAAACGTCTTCAAAATCACTTGTTGCGCCTTGTTCCTGCATTATGCCAGCATTAACGCTATTCTTATTTAACTCAACGAAAACGCCTTTAACTTAACGAAAACGCCCTAAAAACTATCTTTTTAATAGACTTACAAAAATACTATATCTTTTCGATTTTAAGAAATTATTTGTAACAAAAAAACCGTAATCAGCAGTTCGAAAGAATAAAATGTTAACGGCTGTTCAAGTCAAGACAAATTCCTTAAACCATTCATAGAATATTTTGATTCCTGTTTCAACTGTAGTGGACGGTTTATAGCCGAAGCGCTCTTGTAGTAATGAAGTGTCGGCAAAGGTAGATACAACATCGCCTGGCTGCATTTCCTCCATTTCGTGAACAGACTGCTTACCTACGGTTTTTTCGATGACATTTATAAAATCCATCAACTGCACTGGCGATGAACAGCCCATATTGTACACTATGTGGGGGACAACGGATTGCGGTGGCAAAGGTAAAATTTTAATCACTCCTTCTACAATATCGTCTATGAAGGTGAAATCTCGCTGCATTTGCCCTCTATTGAATATTTTAATCGGTTTTCCTTTCGAAATAGCCGACATAAAGAGCCAGGGTGCCATATCGGGGCGTCCCCAGGGACCGTAAACAGTAAAAAAACGGATGCCAGTTGCCGGCAGCCCGAACAGCTTGCCATAAGCATATGCCAGCAGCTCGTCTGATTTTTTGGTCGCCGCGTAGAGGCTGACGGGGTGATCGGTCTGTGCCGATTCTTTGTATGGGACAGCTGTGTCATCACCATATACACTGCTTGAGCTTGCGTAAACCAAATGAGTGACGGGGTTATTGCGGCAAGCTTCGAGCAGGTTGATAAATCCTACTATATTGGAATGGATATATGACAAAGGGTTCTCAAGGGAGTATCTGACTCCTGCCTGTGCAGCGAAATTCAAAACATGTGTGAATCTCTCGTTACGGAAAAGGGCGGAAAGTTTTTTGCCCTCTATCAGATCGAACTGTATAAACTTGTAGTGCTGAAATTTGTCGCTCTGTATCCACTTTCCCTTTTTAATCTTCTCCCGTGAAATTCCAGTTTCGTTAAGACGTGCAAATTTTAGCCTTACATCGTAGTAGCTGTTGATATTATCAAGGCCCGCCACTTCATAACCCTGCAGGAGAAGCCTCCTGACAACATGAAAGCCGATGAATCCGGCAGCACCTGTAACCAATATTTTCATTTTTATTCAATTAAAAAATAACAATCATATACGGGCCCACTTTGTATCCCTCTTTTTCTGCTATGACAGACTGGATTTTTTTGTTTTTATTGATTGTTTTTTCCGGTAACAACAGTAGGTTACCGGTAAGTGAGTTACTCAATATATCTTCTTCAGAAACGTAGATCACATCTTTTTTAAGGAATACATCCATGCTTTCTGCCCTGGAAATATTATATACGCAGTATTCCGAAGCCTGTCTCTCTTCAGCTAATCGTGACGCTTCTTGGCATAATTTGCTCCATCCCATATATGGATTCAGTTGAGGCATGGCCCATCCTGCAATAAAAATGGCCAGAAGTAAACCCAATGACATCACCCGGATAGATAAGCGAAGCTCCTTTTTCAAAAATAGCAGGTATAATACAGCTATTCCGGAGAGAGTGGCGACTGTTGCTGCCGCAAAAACAAGTGGTACAGCAGCGAAAAAGGGAGTATCTGTTTTTGCTATGTATATTATCAAAGGTAACGCTGATGCTAAAATAAGTGCGGGAAGTGCCAGTGAGAGCCGCAGCCAGATATTTTTTTCATTGAATTTATCGATAAGCATTGCAGAGAGGCCGATAAAAAACGGCAGTGCCGGAAGCATGTAGACTGCCAGCTTGGAGCTGATAATCGACAACATGATAAATGTGGAGATTATGATGGTAAGGAAAAAGCGTTCTGTATCTGTCTGAATCTTTTTCCGTATCATTCCCGCAATAATAAGCCCTATGGAGAAGAACATCCAGGGAGCCAGTGAATACCATATTGTAATGAAGTAATAATAAAACGGCTCTTTGTGATGGAAGGAGTTGATTCCCCTGCCTACTGTCTGATGTATGAGCAGATTATTGAGGTAGCTGTTTCCACCTTCAAGGTAAACTCCGGCAAACCATATGCTGCATCCAGTAAGAAGTACCAGCATGCTTTTCCAGCCCCAGTAACGCTCCCAAGTATGGATTTCACCCCGATGGAGCAGAAATAGAAGCGTGGAGAGAAGTGGTACAAGGATGCCGACTGGCCCTTTGGAGAACAGAGCCAGGAAGAGATAGAGAGGGAAGAGATAATAGTCCCCTTTTTTTGCCTGCCCCTGATAGATCTTGAAAAAAGTATAGAGTGAAAGAGTGATGAACATCACCATAAGCATATCCATCCTTATTATTATGGCAAGGCCGGCAAACAGCCCGCCGGTCATTAGCATCAGTAAGGCTTCTGGTTGGTTTCTCGATTCCTCTTTTCTTAACCACTTGGCCATTGTCATCATCACTACCAGAGCCGGGATAAATGACAGCAGCGATAAGAACCACATTCTGTGTCCGCCAAGCAATGTCTTGCCTGCCATCATCAGCCAGAAATAGAGAGGTGGCTTATCGGCATAGATCTCACCCTGGTTGGTAAAGGTGAAAAAGTTACCGTTTTTAAGTGCTTCATCAACAATACTCAGATAACGCAGCTCGTTGTTGGGCGTGTAATCGCGAAGGATCATCAACGGAAGCAGTGCAATAAACCAAATGATATAGAGCTGTTTATCCTTCATATGATAACTGTTTCTTACTTCTTAAGCCTATCATGATGTTGCGCATATATGCAACAAAACCGAACGACTGCCCAAGTATGAGCACGGGATCGAGCCGGAATACACCGTAAGCGATAATGATTCCCGAACCCAGAAGGCTGATTATCCAAAAACCGAGTGGTAGAGAAGACTGGTGACGTTGTGCCGAATATATCCACTGGTAAATGAAACGGCAAGTGAACAGTATCTGCCCGCCGGACCCAAAGATTAGCAACCATAGTGGTATGGCATTATGCCGGAAGAAGGTAGAGGAAAAGGCAGTCATGTCGCGCATAAGATAGGTGGCGGCTGCAACCGGTGTTAAAAGAAGCACTATTTGTATAGCAATGTTTACCCGTTTCCGGAACCCCTGCATGTTCAGATTCCACAGATAGATGTAGTATGAGAAGAACTGCCCGAGGATAATTGCGAAGTCATCTCTGAGCACCCCATAGATAAAGAGCAGGTACGAGCCGAAGATACTAAGGATCCAGAACGCAGGCGGAGAAAGAATTTTTTTTGCTTTCTCTGTAATTATCCACTGATGCAGTAACCGGGCTGAGAAAAAAGCTTGCGCCAAAAAACCGATCGCGTAAATCCAGACAGGGCTCTCTTGCATATTTTAATCT
Protein-coding sequences here:
- the mtaB gene encoding tRNA (N(6)-L-threonylcarbamoyladenosine(37)-C(2))-methylthiotransferase MtaB, with the protein product MIDQTIFHNKTAVYYTLGCKLNYAETSAIGRQLLDYGVTRARKGQKADICVINTCSVTELADKKGRQAIRKVIHENPSAFVVVTGCYAQLKPEEVASIDGVDLVLGAEQKLDVVKYLHDLSKKDKVEVITSKTNRIRSFVPSVSADDRTRYFLKVQDGCDYFCSFCTIPFARGRSRNGSIAALMKQAEQVVSEGGREIVLTGVNIGDFGHTTKETFIDLIKALDNVDGVERYRISSIEPNLLTDEIIDFVASSKRFVPHFHMPLQAGSDAVLKLMKRRYDTALFRHKIEKIKRVMPHAFIGVDVIVGVRGETDEYFAESMKFIESLDCSQLHVFTYSERPGTQALQIDHIVDPKVKHARSKALLDISDAKLRRFYESQKGSRKKVLFEHTRRSNKMHGFTENYVKLYAVYDSTLINRVTEVVVGEYDEEQMAMKAIF
- the porT gene encoding type IX secretion/gliding motility protein PorT/SprT encodes the protein MAKKTTYLLTILLIISGSVTGQNRKLQNRPYADQRLFHPGFTLGLHTQDLILAQSGFVNDNGEVWFSEIPYYSLGFTAGIIGDIYLNRIMNLRAIPSLYLGEKRIVFKEQSSREEYSTRIRNNYFSLPLQLKISAGRIDNFRPYTLLGIYCNIELASGKNRALLLKPYDFGVEIGVGCDFYLPLFNLAPELKFGFGLVDILDNERPGLKDESLRKYTKSLSKATQRLITLSFNFE
- a CDS encoding glycosyltransferase family 2 protein, producing MVKVSVVILNWNGKKLLEQFLPAVLEHSLSDECRVIVADNGSTDESVAFIETNFPEVSLIVLDKNYGFAEGYNKALQHIDSEYVVLLNSDVETTPNWLNKMVDFMNKHPEVAAVQPKILSYDEKGWFEYAGASGGFIDLYGYPFCRGRILEVVEKDNGQYDSEIPVFWATGACMMIRKSDYTEHGGLDGRFFAHMEEIDLCWRLNARGRRVMCLPSSVVYHVGGASLKKDNPMKTYLNFRNNLLMIFKNVPGKACRPTFLVRLFFDILAYVHLLLQGNFRCAHAVIDAYRDFLKMMPSYKPVREVNLRMATTENIPVQYRKSILLDFYFLRKKSYSSIFEKKDQSVTKTRKYQK
- the gap gene encoding type I glyceraldehyde-3-phosphate dehydrogenase → MIKVGINGFGRIGRLVFRAAQNRDDIQVVGINDLLDVNYIAYMLKYDTIHGQYSGSIEVKDGNLVVNGKTIRVTAERNPADLKWNKVGAEYVVESTGLFLTKEKAQAHIQAGAKYVVMSAPSKDDTRMYVVGVNEKTYTKGEQIVSNASCTTNCLAPVTKVLNDKFGILEGLMTTVHSTTATQKTVDGPSAKDWRGGRAASANIIPSSTGAAKAVGKVIPELNGKLTGMSMRVPTLNVSVVDLTVRLAKETSYEEICAAMKEASEGELKGILGYTNEDVVSSDFIGDSRTSIFDEKAGIQLSPTFVKVISWYDNEWGYSNKVLDLIAHMAKVNG
- a CDS encoding DUF362 domain-containing protein, giving the protein MAYVIDDTCIACGTCIDECPVDAISEGDIYSIDPEVCTDCGSCADVCPTESIHPA
- a CDS encoding ArnT family glycosyltransferase, with the translated sequence MKDKQLYIIWFIALLPLMILRDYTPNNELRYLSIVDEALKNGNFFTFTNQGEIYADKPPLYFWLMMAGKTLLGGHRMWFLSLLSFIPALVVMMTMAKWLRKEESRNQPEALLMLMTGGLFAGLAIIIRMDMLMVMFITLSLYTFFKIYQGQAKKGDYYLFPLYLFLALFSKGPVGILVPLLSTLLFLLHRGEIHTWERYWGWKSMLVLLTGCSIWFAGVYLEGGNSYLNNLLIHQTVGRGINSFHHKEPFYYYFITIWYSLAPWMFFSIGLIIAGMIRKKIQTDTERFFLTIIISTFIMLSIISSKLAVYMLPALPFFIGLSAMLIDKFNEKNIWLRLSLALPALILASALPLIIYIAKTDTPFFAAVPLVFAAATVATLSGIAVLYLLFLKKELRLSIRVMSLGLLLAIFIAGWAMPQLNPYMGWSKLCQEASRLAEERQASEYCVYNISRAESMDVFLKKDVIYVSEEDILSNSLTGNLLLLPEKTINKNKKIQSVIAEKEGYKVGPYMIVIF
- a CDS encoding NAD-dependent epimerase/dehydratase family protein → MKILVTGAAGFIGFHVVRRLLLQGYEVAGLDNINSYYDVRLKFARLNETGISREKIKKGKWIQSDKFQHYKFIQFDLIEGKKLSALFRNERFTHVLNFAAQAGVRYSLENPLSYIHSNIVGFINLLEACRNNPVTHLVYASSSSVYGDDTAVPYKESAQTDHPVSLYAATKKSDELLAYAYGKLFGLPATGIRFFTVYGPWGRPDMAPWLFMSAISKGKPIKIFNRGQMQRDFTFIDDIVEGVIKILPLPPQSVVPHIVYNMGCSSPVQLMDFINVIEKTVGKQSVHEMEEMQPGDVVSTFADTSLLQERFGYKPSTTVETGIKIFYEWFKEFVLT
- a CDS encoding lipid-A-disaccharide synthase N-terminal domain-containing protein, producing MQESPVWIYAIGFLAQAFFSARLLHQWIITEKAKKILSPPAFWILSIFGSYLLFIYGVLRDDFAIILGQFFSYYIYLWNLNMQGFRKRVNIAIQIVLLLTPVAAATYLMRDMTAFSSTFFRHNAIPLWLLIFGSGGQILFTCRFIYQWIYSAQRHQSSLPLGFWIISLLGSGIIIAYGVFRLDPVLILGQSFGFVAYMRNIMIGLRSKKQLSYEG
- a CDS encoding AMP-binding protein, encoding MIRQNFIKLYEESFRNNWKLPALTDYNGNRSYTYGELSEEIAKLHLLFSELNIQKGDKISLIGKNHSSWAIVFMATITYGAVIVPILHEFNPVSMAHIIKHSDSKLVFVNKTIWETIDKDNIDIPVYEIPDFTLLKSDNEKVRKVSGTLAGIFKSTYHDGFSREEISYADVDNDEVICINYTSGTTGFSKGVMITANNFAGNVTYSKRLNLLFTGEKNLAFLPMAHVYGCAFDFLYALSTGVHIILLGVMPTPQNLILAFKEVKPNLIITVPLIFEKIYKKKILPVINKPIVKVLLKIPGINKLILNKIKASLVKSLGGNFREVIIGGAALNAEVEAFFYRMKFPFTVGYGMTECAPLISYDHNFDFVPTSCGSVLEDIMEARIDSSDPETVPGEIQVRGENVMKGYYKNPEATAAAFTNDGWLKTGDLGIMKGRRLFIKGRLKTMLLTANGQNVYPEEIESKLNNLPYIAESVVVLRNFKLVAMVYPDMQALLSDNISDERLIEIMNGNMEILNRSVAQYERISTIEIVENEFEKTPKKSIKRFLYS
- a CDS encoding lysophospholipid acyltransferase family protein encodes the protein MDKKQKKSAGYLLLYSVTYLHAMLPLGVLYLLSDILWLFVYHIVRYRRKLVRMNLGNAFPEKPVKEIRRLERKFYHHLCDYFVETIKMLHLSDSEARVRMKFENPEIISRLTRDGRSCLMCMGHYGNWEWVTSFGINHLPELKQGFLYKRLRSKPFDLLFLKIRNRFRPEPIEMRRAFRKMIQLNNDGKAMLVGFLADQRPPKNNDHYWTTFLNQDTLVQTGMEKIANHLGLSVVYLDITKVKRGYYTGKFYVITPDASLEPEFEIMERYMRKLEETILKEPAYYLWSHNRWKFRKK